In the genome of Pseudanabaena mucicola str. Chao 1806, the window GTTTAGGGATACCAGAAGCATTTCTATCTCTACTTAAAGAAGATTCTCCTACACTAGAGCTTTCACTGATTCCAGATCGAGGAGGAGACGGAAGAGGAGGACTTATGCTTGGTTTTGAATATGGTGAACCTGCTGGCGATCGCAATACACCAGAAATCACCGTATCCGCATCTAGCAACTCTGACCACTCATCATCAATTTGAAGTACAGGCTTACTATTTCTACTTTGCTCTGATGGTTCTTGATAACCAGCATTGGGAAAAGATGGAGAGGGAGATGTGGGCTGTGCTAGTGCAGAATTGCGTTTTGGTGGCAATGGTGGCAAAAATGGCGGTGGTGGTAGCGGTGGATTACTAGACGATTGGAAGGTTCCGTCTTGGTTAGCAGAAATCTGTGGCACAGGTGAAATCGCTGGAGAGGATGGTGTCGTGAGTCCAGTTGATTTAGCAGTAGATGCAAACCCAGAATCAAAATCATCCTCAGTTAGCTGTGCGTCTATAGTATCTACAATATCTAAATCAAAATCATCTAATAAAAAATTGTGATCGCTAGATTCTATATCAAAATTGTCAAGTGATGATAAGTTTTGCGGTGATGTGGAGAGATTGGTTCTGTTTGAAGTGAGTTTATCAATAGGACTTTCATCATCAGATGTATATCCATTAAGAGATTCATTGGCTAAGACTTCTTCGTAAAGATTTACTGCTAAATCATAATCATTGTTGAGAATTTCATTACTTAAAGCTTCTTCAAAGGGATCATTGGCTGGATTAGGTGGAATTGAGTTTGTGCTAACCGATAGAGGAGAATCTTCTATCTTTGATGTATCAGGAGGAGGAGAAACTGAGACTGGTCGATTAGGTGTCAAGGTTGTGGAGATACCAGTATTTACTCTGGTTGATGGCATTTCTGGAAATACATCTTCGTCAAAAGAAGCAAGATCAAAATTTTCATCAATCATATTATCGATATCTTGGAAATCGTCAACATTCTCAGCATAACTAGCAAAATCATCATCAAAATTGGAATCTGTAATTTGACCAGCAAAGGCTTCGCTAAATTTTTCCGATTCTGGGGCTGGATCTAGAAATTCTTCAGGTAATGCAACTGCTTGGAAATTTGGCGTTGACTGATTACTAATAGAGACACTAGATTGTTGCTCAATTTCCTCAAGCTCATTAAATTGATATTGTTCTAATTCTTGTTCAAGATCCCCAAAATCATCAGCATCAGGGTAGGTTTGCTCATCTTGAATAGATTCAAAACTGTCAAGTCCGACCTCATCTATTACATCATCAATAGGGTTGTTATCAATTAAATAGTTTGATTTATCAGCGATCAGCAAATCATCTTCTAGACTATCAACAAAGTCAAAATCATCATTAAGCACATCTTCAGTAAAATATTCGGCTAAATTGTTGTTAGCGACATCGGCAAAATTTTGCTCTTGATCACTTGCTAATGCTTGCAAAGACTCTTCCGATAGTTCATTATGCTCATTCCAATCAATAGCTTTGTCAATTTCTGCTTCAAAAGCTGCGCTCCAAGCTAAGTCATCGTCAATTACTTCATTGACAACACTATTGATGATATTGCTTCCGTCATTATTATTAACGTCATCACCCATCAATGTCTCGGATCCTGCAAAATCAGAATCGTTAAATGTATCAACAGCATCTACTGCTGCTTCTAAATTCCAGTCATTATTGATATTACCATTGATCTCAACTTCTAGTTCGTCATTCCAAGTTAAATCATCAGTTAAATCATTAGCTAAGTCATCATTGATAACAACATTTTTCATATCGCTAATTTCTTCTGCAAAATCTGCAAACGTAAATGGTTCTGCTGATAGTGCGATCGCTGGATCGTCAAATGTTCCAAATGCATTATCAATAGATGTTGAAGAGAGAGCTTCTGATGCAATATTAGCAGAGCTATCCCAAATAGAATCACCTATCACATCTCCAGAACTAGCATTGCTCTGCTCCCAATCACTTGTGAATATATTGTCTATATCACTGCTGCTCATATTGCTAATATTAATTGAGTCAGTATTTAGATTAGGAACATCACTCCAAAATTTATCTTGATCTATACCTTGCGAATCTGAATGTTCATAAATTTGTAACTCACCAACCCCATATTCTAATTGACTAGCTGCATTCTCTACTAATCTATAAATTTCTTCGTCAGTCATTGGATTTTGAAGCTCTTTAAGAAAATCCTCAAGCACATCACTGGCAATAGGCTGAATGGGCAACTCATCCTGTAAATTATCATCTAGTTCCAAAGGCTGATCAAAAGATTCAACATTATTATCTGTATTATCTGTCAATACATTGGCTTCTTGTAAATTAACCGATTCTAAATCCGCTTGTGCTAAATCATGGTTGAAAGTTTCTGTGGCAATATCTTCTTGAGAGATTGAGTCAGATAGCGGATTAGCTAATAGATGTAGATCTTCGTCGATATCATTATTTAAAATTCTATCCCAATCATCACTTATGGCTTTATCTGAACTCGGGTTGTCTTCAAAAAGATTTAATAATTCTAAGATTTTGCCTTCAGTAATGTCTATTTCATCCTGTAACTGATCGTCAGATATATCACTAGCAATACTAACCTGATTATCAAAGCTAAAAGCATCAAGTGACTCTATCTTAGAGAAATCAGCATCTTCTCCTTTAAATTCTTGTCTATCCAAGCCAATATCGTCTTCAATAGAGCTATCTAAATTATTAGTACTTGTAAATGTTTGAGTCACTATATTTGATATAGGAGTATTTTGATCCAGAGAATCCGCAAAATCCTCCTCTGAATTATCAATTCTCGTATTGAAATCACTAATAATTAACCAATCAATATCACTAACAGGATTACTATTTTGGCTACTGTTTTGCCTACCTGATGTCGTATTTTTTTGATTGGAAAATCGATCAATTGGCTCATCTAAATCTAGTGATTGCAACCATTCTAAATCCGCTAGATTATCGTCAAGACTTTGATTAGATGCTGACTGAGGCGCAGAATTTAATGATAAATTTTGGGCTTGTTGTTCTTGTTTTGTTTGAGGAGATCCGCCAATTCGTGTACTAAGATCAGACATGATCATCCAATCAACTTTTGCAGCATCAGATCTTGCTGATTGCTGATTCGGTTGTTTTTTATCTGGTTCATTAGCACCCTGACTTTTAGGGGAGATATTTCTATTAGAAGCCATGAATCGATCCTCAGCATTATTTTCGGATTTGTACCGTTAGGTGTTTTTTGTTTTTGCTTTAGCTCACAAGTTTTAGCCCAAAAATTGCTAGCTACGCTTATTGCATCAAACTATAGCTTATCAACAACATTAATAGTATTTTAACAAACTTAATATGTTTGGCTGGTCAAAATAGTTACAGCTTCTTGGCAGGTTAAGCATCACAGTAGCAGCACTTTGTAAACCAATTTTTGAAGAAAGAGTTTTACAACACAAAAGTGAAAATAAGAACATGAGATATCAAGTAACATTAGTTAGTTCTGTATAAGTAAAATAATTGCCCCGTTACCCTGTGACAAGAGAATAGACATGTTGATTAGAGCTATTTTCTCAAGCTACAAATACTTTGCCCAAATATCAACCACTTCTTGAGAGCCATACCATTTACCCGATCGCGGTGAATGATAAACACCATCGATCGCTATATTCTTAGCTCCATCCAAATAAGCAGCTTCAATGGGAATTATCCCATCACCCCATACATCGCCTTGACCGATTGTAAGTTCATAACTACTATAAGCAAGCCAATTTTTGGGCATCGATTTTGCACCCTGTACAGCATTGCCTGCGATGCAGATATATTCAATATCATCATAAAAAGCATCAGGATAATTATCATTAACAAAGCCTAAATTTGGCAGCGACCAAGGTTCAAGGCTACGTTGGGGTGTTCCCAGACAAACGAGTTTGGCAACTTTAGAGCGTGCATTCCAAACTTTGCCGTAGTACGGGCGATCTCCTAGATAAATTCGTGAAAGCCATCCCCCTGCTGAATGAGCAATGATATTTACCTTTGATGCACCTGTTTTGGCTAATTCTTGATTTACGGTTTGGTCAAGTTTTTCTAAGATCGGCGCAATTGATCTTCCACCCACCGTTGGAACCCAGTCCCACCACTTCAAGGGCACGACTGTAGCTGCTAAATTTTTATATTCTAGTTGCTTGGCAATGGGTATGTAATCAGATGCGCCCGCAAGATATCCCGCTAGAATGATATTGATATTAGTCATATAGATCTCAGAATGTATAACCAAATATATAAAAAGGGCGAAGCCCTTTTTATATATTACTTTTCGTCAGGGCGTTGACTCAGACAACTACCACCGCGAGCCGCATTGCGAAAAGTTTGCACAACTTCGACAGTATTCATATGACCACAATAGGGACAGTAAACCTGTTCACCAATTTCTGGCTCGATGTCCGCACGGCTCCACCATTTATAACAGCGATCGCAATGAAAGTGATAAAGAAACTCAAGGGAAACTTTCATAGGCTTTAGCAGAATGTTTGCCGAAATATCTTCAAAGCTTCAAGGGGGGATGCACTTAGAATACAGCGCTGTAATGTTGCGACATCGAGATTCGGCGACACAATCTCTAAAATTCCCTCGTAGTAGGCTAGACGAATTCCCTTGGCACTTGCAAAACCACGTTGAATCAGCTTGAACTGTTCCCATGTGATTAAGGATTGTTCAATGCTGACTTCAGGATTAGGTTTGGATTGAGTTATTAGCATCTCGATAGGCGGCATATACGCCCTTGACGTTGTACCAGTTTAAGAAAATTCTAGCGATTTCGAGGGCGAGGTTGGGTTTACCTTGATTAATTAGCCATACGAGTAATGGACGGAGCGATCGCTCATTGAGCAAACCACCTAAGGACAATACACCCCATAACACCACATGAATCCATGTCATCTGGATCATCATCTTCACTTCCCATGTGGGATGCTTTTGATAAAAGACTACGCCCATGCGTCCACGCTGAGCTTCCACATCGACAAGGCGCGGTAATTGCTCGATCGTAAAGGCTGGATGCCAATGGTAGCCAACTGCATCGGGACATTTAATCAGTTTTAAACCTAAATTTTTCAGGCGCACACCCAGTTCTAAATCTTCCCATCCATACTGACGGAAACTCGTATCAAACTTGCCTGCTTCGATCAACCAATGTTTGGCGATCGCCACATTTCCCGTTGCAAAGAAAGCATTGGATAAATCTGTAACCTTAAGCGGCTCAGAGGTTGGATCTTCAAAGTTAGAAGTATTAATTACTCGTCCATAAGTAAAGGCGCGATCGCTACCTGCCAGAGCTTTGGCATGGGATGCTAAAAATACAGGTGTGACTACAAGATCACTATCAATAAATACAATTATGTCGCCCGAGGCGACATCGATGCCTGTATTCCTCGCGATCGCCGCACCCTCGTGGTTTTGCTGAAACAAGCGCACATGGGGAAACTTAGTTCTGCGGCTCTGCAAAAATTCCACCGTGCCGTCCGTAGAGCCATCATCGACGACGACGATTTCGTAAGGCTCTATAAAATCTTGTGCTTCCATGGCTTGCAAACACTTTTGCAAGATTGGTAAGCGGTTATAAGTTGGGATAATAATTGACCACATATTAACTATTATAAAAAAATAGGGCGCTTTGCGCCCTATTTTTTAATTCCGTGATTGTTGCCAAGATTGCCAGAGGGTCAAACCACCGACATAGCCATAGCTCACGGCATACAACACCATAAATGGTAGCGTCATGTATAGACCCTTATATAGAGCGATCGCACAGGCGATCACACTATAAGTACACAATCCCAGTTCGATCCAGGCTGTTGCATCAAGGGGAATTTTATAAGCTTTATTTTCCCAGCGATCGCTCTTGTGTTTGATGTCAAACTTAGGAGTACGGCGGAAATTTGCTCCAGTATTCGACAAGCCTGCAAATACAGCGCGACTATTGCTCCAAGAAATACCTGTACCCAAAATTGCTAAGAGGAAAATCCGACCAATACGTCGATACCAAGATTTTGGATAGAGATCCTTTTGAGCATGGAAATATAAAAATGGGGGACCAAAAATTGCTGGCCACATAAATATTGACCAAGCACTCTCAAGGGATATTCTCAAAGCATTCGTCTCTGGAGTCGTCACCAACATTAGAGGGATCGAGATCAAAATCAAGATCAACATCAAGGGATGCGCTGAATATCCTGTTAGGTGCATCATTGCTTGAAATTTCACTACAGGACTAAGATCAGCTTTCCAGATTTGACCAATTAATTTTTTGGCACATTGGATACTGCCCTTAGCCCAACGGAACTGCTGCAACTTAAATGCGAGCATCGCTACAGGCAATTCCGCAGGTGCGACGATATTATTGTCATAAATGACTTTCCAACCTTTGAGTTGAGCGCGATAGCTCAAGTCCATATCTTCAGCAAGCGTATCAGATTGCCAACCACCTGCGTCAATAATTGCTTGGCGGTTCCAAATACCCGCAGTGCCGTTGAAATTGAGGAAATAATTATTATTGCAACGCGCCTGTTGCTCGATCGCAAAGTGACCATCAATGCCCGTTGATTGCAACTTAGTCAGCAATGAATACTCAGAGTTGACATGTCCCCAACGGGTTTGCACAACCGCAACCTTTGCCTCTGGATGATTGACATAATGACGAATAGTATCCTTGAGCCAGTTTGTGGATGGGATAAAATCAGCATCAAAAATCGCAATGTAATTTCCCTGAACCAAAGGCATTGCATCTTGCAAAGCCCCTGCTTTAAAGCCAGAACGGTTGACGCGATGAATATATTCAATCCAAAAGCCTTTATTTTGATACTCTTGGACGGTTTCACGAAGAAGTGCTTGAGTGTCGTCAGTGGAGTCATCCAGTACTTGAATTTGCATCCGATCACGTGGATAGTCCAGCTTACAAACTGCATCTACTAATCGGCGCGAAACATAGCGCTCATTAAAAATTGGTAGCTGTATTGTGACAATAGGCAAGTCTTCTGTCGCAACTACATAATGCTCAGAGGTATCGACTGCCAACAGGTAATTAGAAAAATTGCTGGCAAAGCTTTTGTCGAGGCGAAATTGATCAAAGTTATCGAAATTATTGACAGCGATCGCCCCTGAACTCGATGACGACGCTGTAACTTGAGCTGTTTGGTATTCTCTGGCAGGGCTGAGCTTCGGCAAAACAAGCTGTTTCCGCAGAGAACGTCTAGGCTTATGGACAGCAGTGAGCCAATAAGCATTTAGCCCATAAAATAGTAGCCACACTGCTGCCACAGTGTTTAGGACGGCTAGGATCGCTATTAGTATCAGAATGACTCTTGACTCCTTCTTACCACACGAAACACCAATCTTAAGGATTGATTAAACAAATTAAAGTAGCATACTAAGAAATATTACGATGCTTACTCTGTATTTGTAGAAAAATTTACGATTTAGCGCTAAGTATTTATACACCTACCTACGAATCTTAATAAATAGTTTGGGAATTTACCAAATATCCAAAGAGAGAAAAAATAAAAAAGTAGGTTTTTGGTAGCTTGGCTGAGTCACTTTGCAAAATTAGGTCTCTAATTTCACTATTTCATGGAGGGCGATCGCGGCGGCTTCCTGTTGGGCTGCCTTAATACTTTTGCCCTGTCCCTTGCCCCAACAGCGCTCATCAAACCATACCTCCACAGAAAACACATTAT includes:
- a CDS encoding pentapeptide repeat-containing protein, which produces MASNRNISPKSQGANEPDKKQPNQQSARSDAAKVDWMIMSDLSTRIGGSPQTKQEQQAQNLSLNSAPQSASNQSLDDNLADLEWLQSLDLDEPIDRFSNQKNTTSGRQNSSQNSNPVSDIDWLIISDFNTRIDNSEEDFADSLDQNTPISNIVTQTFTSTNNLDSSIEDDIGLDRQEFKGEDADFSKIESLDAFSFDNQVSIASDISDDQLQDEIDITEGKILELLNLFEDNPSSDKAISDDWDRILNNDIDEDLHLLANPLSDSISQEDIATETFNHDLAQADLESVNLQEANVLTDNTDNNVESFDQPLELDDNLQDELPIQPIASDVLEDFLKELQNPMTDEEIYRLVENAASQLEYGVGELQIYEHSDSQGIDQDKFWSDVPNLNTDSINISNMSSSDIDNIFTSDWEQSNASSGDVIGDSIWDSSANIASEALSSTSIDNAFGTFDDPAIALSAEPFTFADFAEEISDMKNVVINDDLANDLTDDLTWNDELEVEINGNINNDWNLEAAVDAVDTFNDSDFAGSETLMGDDVNNNDGSNIINSVVNEVIDDDLAWSAAFEAEIDKAIDWNEHNELSEESLQALASDQEQNFADVANNNLAEYFTEDVLNDDFDFVDSLEDDLLIADKSNYLIDNNPIDDVIDEVGLDSFESIQDEQTYPDADDFGDLEQELEQYQFNELEEIEQQSSVSISNQSTPNFQAVALPEEFLDPAPESEKFSEAFAGQITDSNFDDDFASYAENVDDFQDIDNMIDENFDLASFDEDVFPEMPSTRVNTGISTTLTPNRPVSVSPPPDTSKIEDSPLSVSTNSIPPNPANDPFEEALSNEILNNDYDLAVNLYEEVLANESLNGYTSDDESPIDKLTSNRTNLSTSPQNLSSLDNFDIESSDHNFLLDDFDLDIVDTIDAQLTEDDFDSGFASTAKSTGLTTPSSPAISPVPQISANQDGTFQSSSNPPLPPPPFLPPLPPKRNSALAQPTSPSPSFPNAGYQEPSEQSRNSKPVLQIDDEWSELLDADTVISGVLRSPAGSPYSKPSISPPLPSPPRSGISESSSVGESSLSRDRNASGIPKPKDTELPDLNYRGLEILNDNTDWSGLLESIDLSDNITSISNVQVPSSDRVNPIDLPRSEMTGIKETREIPRDHRKPVTSFDATQARMAANLDHFDFNRFTKDNEVNNVDSGHEPHPALQTALPKQQIKLRIPSISLESLWQNYLKIPAIGLLAIAAAFGLYSLLNRPIFDTGLRWGIFKDASGKDFTKANFKGVKLDNVDFSKAILTGAEMQDASLVGANFQEANLDGVKFSNANLNRARLINASVIWAEFNNTQMNLVDLAGADLTRSNFASAKMEGANLKGSRIGAQGTEKATRFPAAVLLAWQIVNEPREGRKLASQDLSGLNLSFANLKRANLSNAKLNYTDLTGTDLRGANLTGSQINGANLRGAKLTGINLTDVAFDPTKLPKTDEETICPNNQKGPCKF
- a CDS encoding esterase/lipase family protein, with amino-acid sequence MTNINIILAGYLAGASDYIPIAKQLEYKNLAATVVPLKWWDWVPTVGGRSIAPILEKLDQTVNQELAKTGASKVNIIAHSAGGWLSRIYLGDRPYYGKVWNARSKVAKLVCLGTPQRSLEPWSLPNLGFVNDNYPDAFYDDIEYICIAGNAVQGAKSMPKNWLAYSSYELTIGQGDVWGDGIIPIEAAYLDGAKNIAIDGVYHSPRSGKWYGSQEVVDIWAKYL
- a CDS encoding glycosyltransferase, with amino-acid sequence MAAVWLLFYGLNAYWLTAVHKPRRSLRKQLVLPKLSPAREYQTAQVTASSSSSGAIAVNNFDNFDQFRLDKSFASNFSNYLLAVDTSEHYVVATEDLPIVTIQLPIFNERYVSRRLVDAVCKLDYPRDRMQIQVLDDSTDDTQALLRETVQEYQNKGFWIEYIHRVNRSGFKAGALQDAMPLVQGNYIAIFDADFIPSTNWLKDTIRHYVNHPEAKVAVVQTRWGHVNSEYSLLTKLQSTGIDGHFAIEQQARCNNNYFLNFNGTAGIWNRQAIIDAGGWQSDTLAEDMDLSYRAQLKGWKVIYDNNIVAPAELPVAMLAFKLQQFRWAKGSIQCAKKLIGQIWKADLSPVVKFQAMMHLTGYSAHPLMLILILISIPLMLVTTPETNALRISLESAWSIFMWPAIFGPPFLYFHAQKDLYPKSWYRRIGRIFLLAILGTGISWSNSRAVFAGLSNTGANFRRTPKFDIKHKSDRWENKAYKIPLDATAWIELGLCTYSVIACAIALYKGLYMTLPFMVLYAVSYGYVGGLTLWQSWQQSRN
- a CDS encoding glycosyltransferase family 2 protein; this encodes MWSIIIPTYNRLPILQKCLQAMEAQDFIEPYEIVVVDDGSTDGTVEFLQSRRTKFPHVRLFQQNHEGAAIARNTGIDVASGDIIVFIDSDLVVTPVFLASHAKALAGSDRAFTYGRVINTSNFEDPTSEPLKVTDLSNAFFATGNVAIAKHWLIEAGKFDTSFRQYGWEDLELGVRLKNLGLKLIKCPDAVGYHWHPAFTIEQLPRLVDVEAQRGRMGVVFYQKHPTWEVKMMIQMTWIHVVLWGVLSLGGLLNERSLRPLLVWLINQGKPNLALEIARIFLNWYNVKGVYAAYRDANNSIQT